The following are from one region of the Stigmatella ashevillena genome:
- a CDS encoding protein kinase domain-containing protein — MGTYRIIRRLAVGGMAEVFLGKMVGAEGFEKPVAVKRILPSFGQDEAFIHLFLREAKVSVALQHANVVQVMDLGAVKGQYYMVMEFVDGENLRALLKAARARQLSLGLREVCFITQQVADGLAYAHSRLDSTGAPLNIVHRDVNPSNVMVCGNGEVKLADFGIAKVADGHQETQAGVLKGKINYLSPEQVLSKPVDKRSDIFLLGLLLHELLAGKQLLQGTQLQIVQQLGTFNERALEPIPGVPGPLWSILQRALAFSPAARFRTANEFSEALQSFLFDHRLRVGTADIAALFSRAFPGRRSPLEDLAGARGEEIHLDSRETPRASAPPVLRPDVRGPSTPAPVQTAVLRTTPVPIASPGRAPPAPPAGRSPPEPPTRVVPGGEPLPVSPQLRATGRQHRVGRRIGDILLARGVLTSEQLEEALTLQKRLGGKLGQVLLGARLVEAEELVRALSEQCGLPHISGERLQTMQVPAELMRLLPMELCEKLCAVPVAQRNRELYFAVLEPRDLKVMDALKFATGTISVHGLFAAEAAIRRAIRRFYLGDEAAEVEEKSETALNRERVLNFVERFTGRTMVNLDLELEPSEEPVPAPPKPPPALTPPPVPTLPARALSSSGSSSRARMVLVVGDAPEAAGIAVTLLLQQGIAAAESRSSTAEKALALGGYDLVLVLEDAVVDPPAVAARLRAAYPGMGVRSMPSLSAALLGEGGPLARLLTVHARMLESAVAMMGGSAMMAPFLVKLARRCAVRLGAGSVEESLAGVAAAALALGARMEESSHFVLPSLARVHSLVGHDLPEVAELLTAVLSGGAEAGPPADRLALAVLAATAFVLQTQSAQPTPTEAIEALLALRKSSRLTPAALEALAQELGTGTEGPHSAAPRVVVVDNDLSTALALQLRLMADGLGMKRVRTLAEVEQALGGAHAAILEAPLPDGDVHTLIRTLRATPATAHLPLFLIVPREDPAGVMMGIDAGADDVLVRPVNVEVLMAKLRRAIAQQHAVQRAGGPHS, encoded by the coding sequence GTGGGGACTTACCGGATCATCCGAAGACTGGCCGTGGGTGGAATGGCCGAGGTCTTCCTCGGCAAGATGGTGGGAGCCGAGGGTTTCGAGAAGCCCGTGGCCGTCAAGCGCATCCTGCCCTCCTTCGGGCAGGACGAGGCGTTCATCCACTTGTTCCTGCGCGAGGCCAAGGTCTCCGTGGCGCTCCAGCACGCCAATGTCGTGCAAGTGATGGATCTGGGGGCGGTCAAAGGCCAGTACTACATGGTCATGGAGTTCGTGGATGGGGAGAACCTCCGCGCCCTCCTCAAGGCCGCGCGTGCGCGCCAGCTCTCGCTGGGACTGCGCGAGGTGTGCTTCATCACCCAGCAGGTGGCCGATGGGCTCGCCTATGCCCATTCCCGCCTGGATTCCACCGGCGCACCGCTCAACATTGTCCACCGGGACGTCAATCCCTCCAATGTGATGGTGTGTGGCAATGGTGAAGTCAAACTCGCCGACTTCGGCATCGCCAAGGTCGCCGACGGTCACCAGGAGACCCAGGCGGGCGTGCTCAAGGGGAAGATCAACTATCTGTCTCCGGAGCAAGTGCTCAGCAAGCCGGTGGACAAACGCAGCGACATCTTCCTGCTCGGTCTGCTTCTGCACGAGTTGCTCGCGGGAAAGCAGCTGCTTCAGGGCACGCAATTGCAGATCGTCCAGCAGTTGGGCACGTTCAATGAGCGCGCGCTCGAGCCCATCCCGGGGGTTCCCGGCCCCTTGTGGAGCATCCTCCAGCGCGCCCTGGCCTTCTCCCCGGCGGCGCGCTTCCGCACCGCCAACGAGTTCTCCGAAGCCCTCCAGAGCTTCCTTTTCGATCACCGGCTGCGGGTGGGGACCGCCGACATCGCCGCGCTCTTCAGCCGGGCCTTCCCCGGGCGGCGCTCGCCGCTGGAGGATCTGGCCGGCGCTCGGGGCGAGGAGATCCACCTGGACAGCCGGGAGACGCCCCGTGCCTCGGCTCCGCCCGTTCTCCGTCCTGATGTGCGAGGCCCCAGCACCCCTGCTCCTGTTCAGACCGCCGTGCTGCGCACGACCCCGGTTCCCATCGCAAGCCCGGGGCGGGCCCCGCCTGCGCCTCCCGCGGGACGCTCCCCCCCGGAGCCGCCCACCCGCGTGGTACCCGGTGGGGAGCCCCTACCCGTTTCTCCGCAGCTTCGGGCCACAGGCCGGCAGCACCGTGTCGGCCGCCGCATCGGCGACATTCTCCTGGCAAGGGGGGTGCTGACTTCCGAGCAGTTGGAGGAAGCCCTGACCCTTCAGAAGCGCTTGGGCGGAAAGCTGGGCCAGGTGTTGCTGGGGGCGCGGTTGGTGGAGGCGGAGGAACTGGTCCGGGCGCTCTCCGAACAGTGTGGCCTGCCCCACATCTCTGGAGAGCGGCTCCAGACGATGCAGGTCCCGGCGGAACTGATGCGGCTGTTGCCCATGGAGTTGTGCGAGAAGCTCTGCGCGGTCCCGGTGGCCCAGCGCAACCGGGAGCTCTACTTCGCCGTGCTGGAGCCGCGTGACCTCAAGGTCATGGATGCGTTGAAGTTCGCCACCGGCACCATCTCGGTGCATGGCCTGTTCGCGGCCGAGGCCGCCATCCGCCGGGCCATCCGGCGCTTCTACCTGGGCGACGAGGCCGCTGAGGTCGAAGAGAAGAGCGAGACGGCCCTCAACCGTGAACGTGTCCTGAACTTCGTGGAGCGCTTCACCGGCCGCACCATGGTCAACCTCGATCTGGAGCTCGAGCCGTCCGAGGAGCCCGTCCCCGCGCCGCCCAAGCCCCCTCCGGCGCTCACGCCGCCCCCGGTGCCCACCCTCCCGGCGCGCGCCCTCTCCTCGTCCGGGAGCAGTTCGCGGGCCCGCATGGTGCTGGTGGTGGGTGATGCGCCCGAGGCCGCCGGCATCGCCGTGACGCTGCTTCTCCAGCAGGGCATCGCGGCGGCCGAGAGCCGATCGAGCACCGCCGAGAAGGCCCTGGCCCTCGGTGGGTATGATCTGGTGCTGGTGTTGGAGGACGCGGTGGTGGATCCCCCGGCGGTCGCCGCACGGCTGCGCGCCGCGTACCCCGGAATGGGCGTGCGTTCCATGCCCTCGCTGAGCGCGGCGCTTCTCGGCGAGGGAGGGCCGCTGGCGCGGCTGCTGACGGTCCACGCCCGGATGCTCGAGAGCGCCGTGGCGATGATGGGCGGCAGCGCCATGATGGCCCCTTTCCTGGTGAAGCTCGCGCGACGTTGTGCGGTGCGGCTGGGGGCGGGCAGCGTCGAGGAGAGCCTCGCCGGTGTCGCAGCGGCGGCGCTCGCGCTGGGCGCGAGGATGGAGGAGTCCTCACACTTCGTTCTCCCCTCGCTGGCGCGCGTCCACTCCCTGGTGGGCCACGATCTGCCGGAGGTGGCGGAGCTGCTGACGGCGGTGCTGTCCGGGGGGGCCGAGGCCGGTCCTCCCGCGGACCGGCTGGCCCTGGCCGTGCTGGCCGCGACGGCCTTCGTCCTCCAGACCCAGAGTGCCCAACCCACCCCCACGGAGGCCATCGAAGCCCTGCTGGCGCTGCGCAAGAGCTCGCGGTTGACCCCCGCGGCCCTCGAGGCGCTGGCCCAGGAGCTGGGCACGGGCACCGAGGGGCCCCACAGCGCGGCCCCCCGCGTGGTGGTGGTGGACAACGACTTGAGCACGGCCCTGGCGCTCCAGCTGCGCCTCATGGCCGATGGCCTCGGGATGAAGCGCGTCCGCACCCTGGCCGAAGTCGAGCAGGCCCTGGGAGGCGCCCATGCCGCCATCCTGGAGGCGCCCCTTCCGGATGGAGATGTGCACACCCTCATCCGCACGCTGCGGGCCACGCCCGCCACGGCCCACCTGCCCTTGTTCCTGATCGTTCCGCGCGAGGATCCTGCCGGGGTGATGATGGGCATCGATGCGGGCGCGGACGACGTGCTCGTGCGGCCCGTGAACGTGGAAGTCCTGATGGCGAAGCTGCGCCGGGCGATTGCCCAGCAACATGCCGTCCAGCGCGCGGGGGGGCCTCATTCCTGA
- a CDS encoding serine/threonine-protein kinase — MTLVGRQIGRYRILEQLGSGGMSVVYKGLDTALDREVAVKVLHPHLAGKDESRKRLAREARAVARLHHPNILEVFDFSAADAQNAYIVTEYIRGHTLRQYLDEGGLEPPEIAAMIIHELAAALAHAHESGVIHRDLKPENVMVREDGVLKLMDFGIAKLLETEERMTVTGTLVGSPAHMAPEIIEGLEAGPEADVFSLGIMLYAFVTGRLPFTAPNTTATLKRILDGTYEDPRRRVSALSDELAEIIATCLARDRHHRYPHAGRLRDALADYLAGLGFPRVGEELASFFADPPSYKKTTRQRLVAALLERGERFLTEKRTPRALASLNQVLALDAQNAQALAMLEGFNRARRRQLWVKRSLQAGVVLTVCAALGTGGYLLLRQLPPPPVPVMPVQEAPLPPADAPPLEIPTRAPLPLPDATPLAPPLPEPVEGPAAVQKKAPVRPPEPPASPDGKPEAHRPAKVHVSILVRPYGAIQVDDTQPSPQPLAQHDLQLAPGPHTVTVRCEWCEDAVDTIQVAPDADNVFRLRALLKGSRLSFDYQPSEAQVRVGEELRTARETLEHPFDIQSPRGPASFQHRVEYEVSHPGYRTEKRAVMVEPGKPITLRGSLVAE, encoded by the coding sequence ATGACGCTCGTAGGCCGCCAGATCGGTCGCTACCGCATCCTTGAGCAACTGGGCTCGGGGGGCATGAGCGTCGTGTACAAGGGGCTGGACACCGCCCTGGACCGGGAAGTGGCGGTGAAGGTGCTGCACCCGCACCTGGCCGGCAAGGACGAGTCCCGGAAGCGCCTGGCCCGCGAGGCCCGGGCGGTTGCGCGGCTGCACCACCCCAACATCCTGGAGGTCTTCGACTTCTCCGCAGCCGATGCGCAGAACGCCTATATCGTTACCGAGTACATCCGCGGCCATACCCTGCGGCAGTACCTGGACGAGGGGGGTCTGGAGCCGCCCGAGATCGCCGCGATGATCATCCACGAGCTGGCCGCGGCGCTCGCCCACGCGCACGAGTCCGGTGTCATTCACCGCGACCTCAAGCCCGAGAACGTCATGGTCCGCGAGGACGGCGTCCTCAAGCTGATGGACTTCGGCATCGCCAAGCTCCTGGAGACCGAGGAGCGGATGACCGTGACCGGGACCCTGGTCGGCTCGCCCGCGCACATGGCCCCCGAGATCATCGAAGGGCTGGAGGCAGGCCCCGAGGCGGACGTCTTTTCGCTGGGCATCATGCTCTATGCCTTCGTCACCGGCCGACTGCCCTTCACCGCGCCCAACACGACGGCCACCCTCAAGCGCATCCTCGATGGCACCTATGAGGATCCCCGGCGCCGGGTGAGCGCGCTGTCGGACGAGTTGGCGGAGATCATCGCCACCTGTCTGGCCCGCGACCGCCACCACCGGTACCCGCACGCGGGGCGCCTCCGGGACGCGCTCGCCGACTACCTCGCCGGGCTGGGGTTCCCGCGCGTCGGAGAAGAGCTGGCCTCCTTCTTCGCGGATCCCCCTTCCTATAAGAAGACCACCCGCCAGCGCCTCGTCGCGGCGCTGCTGGAGCGGGGGGAGCGTTTCCTCACCGAGAAGCGGACGCCCCGGGCCCTGGCCAGCCTCAACCAGGTGCTCGCCCTGGACGCGCAGAACGCCCAGGCCCTGGCGATGCTCGAAGGGTTCAACCGGGCCCGGCGCCGCCAGCTCTGGGTGAAGCGGAGCCTCCAGGCAGGCGTGGTGCTGACGGTCTGCGCGGCGCTCGGCACGGGCGGGTACCTGCTCTTGCGCCAGCTCCCCCCACCGCCCGTTCCCGTGATGCCCGTGCAGGAGGCCCCCCTGCCCCCGGCGGATGCGCCCCCGCTGGAAATCCCCACGCGCGCGCCCTTGCCCCTGCCGGACGCAACCCCGCTCGCGCCCCCGCTTCCGGAGCCGGTGGAGGGCCCTGCCGCAGTCCAGAAGAAAGCCCCGGTCCGGCCTCCCGAGCCCCCCGCGTCTCCCGACGGCAAGCCCGAAGCCCATCGGCCCGCGAAGGTGCACGTCTCCATCCTCGTGCGCCCCTATGGCGCCATCCAGGTGGACGACACGCAGCCCAGCCCGCAGCCCCTCGCCCAGCATGATCTCCAGCTGGCCCCTGGCCCGCACACCGTCACCGTGCGGTGCGAGTGGTGCGAGGACGCCGTGGACACCATCCAGGTGGCGCCGGATGCGGACAACGTCTTCCGGCTGCGGGCCCTGCTCAAGGGCTCACGGCTCTCCTTCGATTACCAACCCTCCGAGGCGCAGGTCCGCGTGGGCGAGGAGCTGCGCACCGCGCGAGAAACCCTGGAGCACCCATTCGATATCCAATCGCCCCGCGGACCGGCGAGCTTCCAACACCGCGTGGAGTACGAGGTGAGCCATCCCGGCTACAGGACGGAGAAGCGCGCGGTGATGGTGGAGCCGGGCAAGCCCATCACCTTGCGCGGGAGCCTCGTCGCCGAATGA
- a CDS encoding helix-turn-helix domain-containing protein — protein MASVPAEPPEDAVGSTAPPEGEAAWAYEVAHPDADQDLAPVVGKNLRRLRIQRGLSLERLSKASGVSRAMLGQVELGQSAPTINVLWKIARALDLPFSALISNSAGAGTRLMRAPQAKRLTSHDGRFASRALFPFDEPRRVEFYELSLKAHSEERADAHPPGTMENLVVTRGTLEMEIGADHHLLTTGDAILFEADKPHVYRNVGAEDITMYLVMSYAEEVG, from the coding sequence GTGGCGTCTGTTCCCGCGGAGCCCCCGGAAGATGCGGTGGGTTCGACGGCTCCCCCGGAGGGAGAGGCGGCGTGGGCTTACGAAGTGGCTCACCCGGATGCGGACCAGGACTTGGCCCCCGTGGTGGGAAAGAACCTGCGCCGGCTGCGCATCCAGCGAGGGCTCTCGCTCGAGCGGCTGTCGAAGGCCTCCGGCGTCAGCCGGGCCATGCTGGGCCAGGTCGAGCTGGGACAGAGCGCGCCCACCATCAATGTGCTCTGGAAGATTGCCCGGGCGCTGGATCTGCCGTTCTCGGCGCTCATCAGCAATTCGGCTGGCGCGGGAACACGGCTGATGCGGGCCCCGCAGGCCAAGCGGCTCACCTCGCACGATGGGCGCTTCGCCTCGCGGGCGCTCTTCCCGTTCGATGAGCCCCGCAGGGTGGAGTTCTACGAGCTGTCGTTGAAGGCGCACAGCGAGGAACGGGCGGATGCCCATCCCCCGGGGACGATGGAGAACCTTGTCGTCACGCGGGGCACGCTGGAGATGGAGATTGGTGCGGACCACCACCTGCTCACCACCGGCGATGCCATCCTCTTCGAGGCCGACAAACCCCACGTCTACCGGAACGTCGGGGCCGAGGACATCACCATGTATCTGGTGATGTCCTATGCCGAGGAAGTGGGCTGA
- a CDS encoding tetratricopeptide repeat protein, translated as MTLEARAEMQARAERALRRGELAEAVGLYETLVRECPSDEALSQRLALLRESLQPMELQALQKASSAPREERVTLGPSSPIQEGERLFALGDYAGAAAAYRRALQQRPDSELIQERLLELFQLARVAPGHSPTDRALPKETEPLLQALLDRLASRRRLKRG; from the coding sequence ATGACCCTTGAAGCCCGGGCCGAGATGCAGGCGCGTGCCGAACGCGCCCTGCGCCGCGGAGAACTGGCCGAAGCCGTGGGCCTTTACGAGACGCTCGTCCGGGAGTGCCCTTCCGATGAAGCCCTCTCCCAGAGGCTTGCCCTCTTGCGCGAGTCCCTCCAGCCCATGGAGCTTCAGGCCCTTCAGAAGGCCTCTTCCGCTCCGCGCGAGGAACGCGTGACGCTCGGTCCCTCCTCGCCCATCCAGGAAGGAGAACGCCTCTTTGCCCTGGGGGACTATGCGGGCGCCGCCGCCGCCTACCGCCGGGCCTTGCAGCAACGGCCCGACAGCGAGCTCATCCAGGAGCGGCTCCTGGAGCTGTTCCAGTTGGCCCGGGTGGCCCCCGGCCACTCTCCGACGGATCGGGCCCTGCCCAAGGAGACGGAGCCTCTCTTGCAGGCCTTGTTGGACCGGTTGGCGTCCCGGCGGCGTCTCAAGCGCGGCTGA